Proteins co-encoded in one Streptomyces sp. NBC_01283 genomic window:
- the pssA gene encoding CDP-diacylglycerol--serine O-phosphatidyltransferase, with product MTVVDPETQAGWVPEAADDEADEEMPLSLRLSIADTLTLGNATCGFMAVYFTTTGILIPHLQGSNESGMARHSAATAVILMLCAAVFDLFDGLVARKLRSSPMGAELDNLSDLISFGLAPAYFVLVYGMVADDAHQRVAAVGAIVVLLAVVLRLARFSCVTVKDGTFQGMPSPFGALTVVSIVLLELPFVATLLAIIGTAWLMVSRVEYPKPRGPLAVAMLAWIVAAMGLLAAWAFEAPGGQLLLQTGCALQLVLGAVIPLFATARRVNNFRDNRREARAAQLP from the coding sequence TTGACCGTGGTTGATCCTGAGACACAGGCGGGCTGGGTGCCCGAGGCGGCTGATGACGAGGCCGACGAGGAGATGCCTCTCTCACTCCGCCTCTCGATAGCGGACACCCTCACCCTCGGCAACGCCACGTGCGGGTTCATGGCCGTGTACTTCACGACCACGGGCATCCTCATCCCGCACCTGCAGGGCAGCAACGAAAGCGGCATGGCGCGGCACTCCGCCGCGACCGCCGTGATCCTGATGCTCTGCGCGGCCGTCTTCGACCTCTTCGACGGGCTCGTGGCGCGCAAGCTGCGGTCCTCGCCGATGGGCGCCGAGCTCGACAACCTGTCGGACCTGATCAGCTTCGGTCTGGCCCCCGCGTACTTCGTGCTCGTCTACGGCATGGTCGCCGACGACGCGCACCAGAGAGTGGCCGCGGTCGGAGCGATCGTCGTGCTGTTGGCGGTGGTGCTGCGGCTTGCGCGGTTCAGCTGCGTGACCGTGAAGGACGGCACCTTCCAGGGCATGCCCTCGCCGTTCGGCGCGCTGACGGTCGTCTCGATCGTGCTCCTGGAGCTGCCCTTCGTGGCGACGCTCCTCGCGATCATCGGTACGGCCTGGCTCATGGTCAGCCGGGTCGAGTACCCCAAGCCGCGAGGTCCCCTCGCGGTGGCGATGCTCGCGTGGATCGTCGCGGCCATGGGGCTGCTCGCGGCCTGGGCCTTCGAGGCTCCGGGCGGCCAGCTCCTGCTGCAGACCGGCTGCGCGCTGCAGCTGGTGCTCGGTGCGGTCATCCCGCTGTTCGCCACGGCCCGCCGGGTGAACAACTTCCGGGACAACCGGCGTGAGGCACGGGCGGCACAGTTGCCGTAA
- a CDS encoding phosphatidylserine decarboxylase: MPHSQTSAPRDSLAGVRLARGASPWLLPTVATAALSLVRARRSKGAAAVAVPATALAAGMLWFFRDPERDIAQGRVISPADGVVQSIMPWKDGRTRVAIFMSPLNVHVNRAPLAGTVTSVEHIPGGFVPAFNKESENNERVVWHFDTELGDIEMIQIAGAVARRIVPYVPQGTKVEQGERIGLIRFGSRVDIYLPEGVDVDVEVGQKTVAGVTRIDRG; this comes from the coding sequence ATGCCCCACAGCCAAACCTCTGCACCACGCGACAGCCTCGCTGGCGTACGCCTTGCGCGCGGAGCATCGCCGTGGCTCCTGCCGACTGTCGCCACCGCGGCACTCAGCCTCGTCCGCGCGCGTCGCTCCAAGGGCGCCGCGGCCGTCGCTGTACCTGCTACCGCTCTGGCGGCGGGCATGCTGTGGTTCTTCCGCGACCCCGAGCGCGACATCGCCCAGGGCCGGGTCATCTCCCCGGCCGACGGCGTGGTGCAGAGCATCATGCCGTGGAAGGACGGGCGCACCCGCGTCGCGATCTTCATGAGCCCGCTGAACGTCCACGTCAACCGCGCGCCCCTCGCGGGCACGGTGACGTCCGTGGAGCACATCCCCGGCGGGTTCGTCCCGGCGTTCAACAAGGAGAGCGAGAACAACGAGCGCGTTGTCTGGCACTTCGACACCGAGCTCGGCGACATCGAGATGATCCAGATCGCGGGCGCGGTCGCACGGCGCATCGTTCCTTACGTGCCGCAGGGCACGAAGGTGGAGCAAGGCGAACGGATCGGCCTGATCCGCTTCGGCTCCCGTGTCGACATCTATCTCCCCGAGGGTGTCGACGTGGACGTCGAGGTCGGTCAGAAGACCGTGGCTGGGGTGACTCGAATTGACCGTGGTTGA
- a CDS encoding CoA ester lyase gives MTAPINRLRPRRSCLAVPGSNPRFLEKAQGLPADQVFLDLEDACAPLAKPEARHTIVKFLNEGDWTGKTRVVRVNDWTTEWTYRDVVTVVEGAGQNLDCIMLPKVQTADQVVALDFLLTQIEKTMGFEVGKIGIEAQIENAQGLNNVNAIAQASPRVETIIFGPADFMASINMKSLVVGEQPPGYPADAYHFILMKILMAARANNLQAIDGPYLQIKNVDGYREVANRAAALGFDGKWVLHPGQVDAANEVFSPSQEDFDHAELILDAYDYCTSEAGGKKGSAMLGDEMIDEASRKMALVISGKGRAAGMTRTSKFEIPEA, from the coding sequence ATGACCGCGCCCATCAACCGCCTGCGCCCCCGCCGCTCGTGTCTGGCGGTACCCGGCTCGAACCCGCGCTTCCTGGAGAAAGCCCAGGGCCTCCCCGCCGACCAGGTCTTCCTGGACCTGGAGGACGCCTGCGCGCCGCTCGCCAAGCCGGAGGCACGGCACACCATCGTCAAGTTCCTCAACGAGGGTGACTGGACGGGCAAGACGCGGGTCGTGCGCGTCAACGACTGGACGACCGAGTGGACGTACCGCGACGTCGTCACGGTCGTCGAGGGCGCTGGCCAGAACCTCGACTGCATCATGCTGCCGAAGGTGCAGACGGCCGACCAGGTCGTCGCCCTCGACTTCCTGCTCACGCAGATCGAGAAGACGATGGGCTTCGAGGTCGGCAAGATCGGCATCGAGGCGCAGATCGAGAACGCGCAGGGCCTCAACAACGTCAACGCGATCGCGCAGGCCTCGCCGCGCGTCGAGACGATCATCTTCGGCCCGGCCGACTTCATGGCCTCCATCAACATGAAGTCCCTGGTCGTCGGCGAGCAGCCGCCCGGCTACCCGGCGGACGCCTACCACTTCATCCTGATGAAGATCCTGATGGCCGCCCGCGCCAACAACCTCCAGGCGATCGACGGCCCCTACCTCCAGATCAAGAACGTCGACGGCTACCGCGAGGTCGCCAACCGCGCCGCCGCGCTCGGCTTCGACGGCAAGTGGGTCCTGCACCCCGGCCAGGTCGACGCCGCCAACGAGGTCTTCTCGCCCTCCCAGGAGGACTTCGACCACGCCGAGCTGATCCTGGACGCCTACGACTACTGCACCTCCGAGGCGGGCGGCAAGAAGGGCTCGGCGATGCTCGGCGACGAGATGATCGACGAGGCGAGCCGCAAGATGGCGCTCGTCATCTCGGGCAAGGGCCGTGCCGCCGGCATGACCCGCACCTCCAAGTTCGAGATCCCGGAGGCCTGA
- a CDS encoding MaoC family dehydratase, giving the protein MQFGRTYEEFEVGAVYKHWPGKTVTEYDDHLFCLLTMNHHPLHMDSNYAEKTTDFGKNVVVGNYIYSLLLGMSVPDVSGKAIANLEVESLKHVAPTFHGDTIYGETTVLDKTPSKSKSDRGIVYVETKGYKQDGTLVCVFRRKVMVPTETYIKERGGEQPGRPELKSQEK; this is encoded by the coding sequence ATGCAGTTCGGCCGCACCTACGAAGAGTTCGAAGTCGGCGCCGTGTACAAGCACTGGCCCGGAAAGACGGTCACGGAGTACGACGACCACCTCTTCTGCCTCCTGACGATGAACCACCACCCCCTCCACATGGACAGCAACTATGCGGAGAAGACGACGGACTTCGGGAAGAACGTCGTCGTGGGGAACTACATCTACTCGCTGCTCCTGGGCATGTCCGTGCCGGACGTCTCGGGCAAGGCGATCGCCAACCTGGAGGTCGAGTCGCTCAAGCACGTGGCGCCGACCTTCCACGGCGACACGATCTACGGCGAGACCACGGTCCTGGACAAGACTCCGTCGAAGTCCAAGTCGGACCGCGGGATCGTCTACGTGGAGACCAAGGGCTACAAGCAGGACGGCACGCTGGTCTGCGTGTTCCGCCGCAAGGTGATGGTCCCCACCGAGACGTACATCAAGGAGCGCGGCGGCGAGCAGCCCGGCCGCCCGGAGCTCAAGTCCCAGGAGAAGTGA
- a CDS encoding protein meaA: protein MTERQKDRPWLMRTYAGHSTAEASNELYRRNLAKGQTGLSVAFDLPTQTGYDPDHILARGEVGRVGVPVSHVGDMRRLFQDIPLDQMNTSMTINATAMWLLALYQVVAEEQGVDITQLQGTTQNDIVKEYLSRGTHVFPPGPSLRLTTDMITYTVAHIPKWNPINICSYHLQEAGATPVQEIAYAMSTAVAVLDAVRDSGQVPEEKFGDVVARISFFVNAGVRFVEEMCKMRAFGRIWDRITRERYGITNPKQRRFRYGVQVNSLGLTEAQPENNVQRIVLEMLAVTLSKDARARAVQLPAWNEALGLPRPWDQQWSLRIQQVLALESDLLEYEDIFEGSHVIEAKVESLVEESLAEMDRIEQMGGAMAAVESGYLKSQLVSSHAERRARIESGEEKIVGVNAYESTEPNPLTADLDTAIMTVDPAVENRVVKALGVWRDTRYQPPFNHPRPCKALEKLKEVAAGTGNLMEATLECARAGVTTGEWSGALREVFGEFRAPTGVSSAPVAVTAEAGTPLALVRDKVSRTAADLGTGKLRFLVGKPGLDGHSNGAEQIAVRARDAGFEVVYQGIRLTPEQIVDAALAEDVHAVGLSILSGSHAQLVPDVLVRLREAGAPDIPVIAGGIIPNSDAEDLKAAGVAAVFTPKDFGITEIIGRIVDEIRKANKLDPLEVPA from the coding sequence ATGACAGAGCGTCAGAAGGACCGGCCGTGGCTCATGCGGACCTATGCCGGTCACTCCACGGCCGAGGCGTCCAACGAGTTGTACCGGCGCAACCTCGCCAAGGGTCAGACGGGCCTCTCGGTCGCGTTCGACCTGCCCACGCAGACCGGCTACGACCCGGACCACATCCTCGCCCGCGGTGAGGTCGGCCGGGTCGGGGTCCCCGTCTCGCACGTGGGCGACATGCGGCGGCTGTTCCAGGACATCCCCCTGGACCAGATGAACACCTCGATGACGATCAACGCCACGGCCATGTGGCTCCTGGCGCTCTATCAGGTGGTCGCGGAGGAGCAGGGCGTGGACATCACGCAGCTCCAGGGGACGACGCAGAACGACATCGTCAAGGAGTACCTCTCGCGCGGGACGCACGTCTTCCCGCCGGGGCCCTCCCTCCGCCTCACCACCGACATGATCACCTACACGGTGGCGCACATCCCCAAGTGGAACCCGATCAACATCTGCAGCTACCACCTGCAGGAGGCCGGGGCCACTCCGGTGCAGGAGATCGCGTACGCGATGTCCACCGCCGTCGCCGTCCTCGACGCCGTGCGCGACTCCGGCCAGGTGCCGGAGGAGAAGTTCGGTGACGTCGTCGCCCGTATCTCCTTCTTCGTGAACGCGGGCGTCCGCTTCGTCGAGGAGATGTGCAAGATGCGGGCGTTCGGCCGGATCTGGGACCGCATCACGCGTGAGCGGTACGGCATCACCAACCCCAAGCAGCGCCGCTTCCGCTACGGCGTGCAGGTCAACTCCCTCGGTCTGACCGAGGCGCAGCCCGAGAACAACGTCCAGCGCATCGTCCTGGAGATGCTGGCCGTCACGCTCTCCAAGGACGCACGCGCGCGTGCCGTGCAGCTTCCCGCCTGGAACGAGGCCCTGGGCCTCCCCCGGCCGTGGGACCAGCAGTGGTCGCTGCGCATCCAGCAGGTGCTCGCCCTGGAGAGCGACCTCCTGGAGTACGAGGACATCTTCGAGGGCTCGCACGTCATCGAGGCCAAGGTGGAGTCCCTCGTCGAGGAGTCCCTCGCCGAGATGGACCGCATCGAGCAGATGGGCGGCGCGATGGCCGCCGTCGAGTCCGGCTACCTCAAGTCGCAGCTGGTCTCCTCGCACGCCGAGCGCAGGGCGCGCATCGAGTCGGGCGAGGAGAAGATCGTCGGCGTCAACGCCTACGAGTCGACCGAGCCGAACCCGCTCACCGCGGACCTGGACACCGCGATCATGACGGTCGACCCGGCCGTCGAGAACCGCGTCGTGAAGGCGCTGGGGGTCTGGCGCGACACCCGCTACCAGCCGCCGTTCAACCACCCGCGCCCCTGCAAGGCCCTGGAGAAGCTCAAGGAGGTCGCCGCAGGGACGGGCAACCTCATGGAGGCCACCCTGGAGTGCGCACGCGCCGGTGTGACGACCGGGGAGTGGTCCGGCGCCCTGCGGGAGGTCTTCGGGGAGTTCCGGGCGCCCACGGGCGTCTCCAGCGCTCCGGTGGCCGTCACCGCGGAGGCGGGCACGCCGCTCGCCCTGGTCCGCGACAAGGTCTCCAGGACCGCTGCCGACCTCGGCACCGGCAAGCTGCGCTTCCTGGTCGGCAAGCCGGGCCTCGACGGACACTCCAACGGGGCCGAGCAGATCGCCGTGCGTGCGCGCGACGCCGGCTTCGAGGTGGTCTACCAGGGCATCAGGCTCACGCCCGAGCAGATCGTCGACGCCGCCCTCGCGGAGGACGTGCACGCCGTGGGCCTGTCGATCCTCTCCGGCTCGCACGCGCAGCTCGTGCCGGACGTGCTGGTGCGCCTGCGCGAGGCGGGCGCGCCCGACATTCCCGTCATCGCGGGCGGCATCATCCCCAACAGCGACGCCGAGGACCTGAAGGCGGCGGGTGTGGCCGCCGTGTTCACCCCCAAGGACTTCGGTATCACCGAGATCATCGGCCGTATCGTCGACGAGATCCGGAAAGCGAACAAGCTCGACCCTCTGGAGGTCCCCGCATGA
- a CDS encoding ABC transporter ATP-binding protein, protein MTENPSAADAPPRAFDVPALEVRELTVRFAGLTALDAVSFTVRPGTVHAVIGPNGAGKSTCFNVLSGVYRATGGSVRFGEHELTAMPPHRIAGLGVARIFQNLALPPRATVADSLMLGRHRLTRTGFLAAGLRLPSAAREERLHRERVREIAAFVGIEHQLHAPAGSLPYGQQKLAELARALCMEPRLLLLDEPVAGMTADERQRTAAVIAGVRDSLGISIVLVEHDMGVVMRLADAVTVLDFGRRIADGAPADVQNDPAVVRAYLGEGATS, encoded by the coding sequence ATGACCGAGAACCCCTCGGCGGCCGACGCGCCGCCGCGCGCATTCGACGTACCCGCCCTGGAAGTAAGGGAGTTGACCGTCCGATTCGCGGGCCTCACCGCCCTCGACGCCGTCAGTTTCACCGTCAGGCCCGGCACTGTGCACGCCGTCATCGGACCCAACGGCGCCGGGAAGTCCACCTGCTTCAACGTCCTGTCCGGCGTGTACCGCGCCACCGGCGGCAGCGTCCGCTTCGGTGAACACGAGCTGACGGCGATGCCTCCGCACCGCATCGCGGGCCTCGGCGTCGCGCGGATCTTCCAGAACCTCGCCCTGCCGCCGCGCGCGACGGTCGCCGACAGCCTGATGCTCGGCCGCCACCGGCTGACCCGCACGGGATTCCTCGCCGCGGGACTCCGCCTCCCGTCGGCGGCCCGCGAGGAGCGGCTGCACCGCGAGCGGGTGCGGGAGATCGCCGCGTTCGTCGGCATCGAACATCAACTCCACGCGCCCGCGGGCTCTTTGCCGTACGGGCAGCAGAAACTCGCCGAGCTGGCGCGCGCCCTGTGCATGGAGCCCCGGCTGCTCCTGCTCGACGAGCCCGTCGCGGGCATGACCGCGGACGAGCGGCAACGCACCGCCGCCGTCATCGCGGGCGTCCGCGACAGCCTCGGAATCTCGATCGTCCTGGTGGAACACGACATGGGGGTGGTGATGCGGCTCGCGGACGCGGTGACCGTACTGGACTTCGGACGCCGGATAGCCGACGGAGCTCCGGCCGACGTACAGAACGACCCGGCGGTCGTGCGCGCGTACCTGGGAGAGGGGGCCACCTCGTGA
- a CDS encoding acyl-CoA dehydrogenase family protein — protein MSRLAQTAGLTDIQQEILSTVRDFVDKEIIPVATELEHRDEYPQQIVDGLKELGLFGLMIPEEYGGLGESLLTYALCVEEIARGWMSVSGIINTHFIVAYMLKQHGTQEQKDTFLPRMAAGEVRGAFSMSEPSLGSDVSAITSKGVKDGDEYVLNGQKMWLTNGGTSTLVAVLCRSDEGHPEGTAPHKSMTTFLVEKEPGFGEVRPGLTIPGKIDKMGYKGVDTTELIMDGLRIPANRVLGGTTGRGFYQMMDGVEVGRVNVAARGCGVAQRAFELGVSYAQQRHTFGKAIAQHQAIQFKLAEMATKVEAAHAMMVNAARKKDSGERNDLEAGMAKYLASEYCKEVVEDAFRIHGGYGFSKEYEIERLYREAPMLLIGEGTAEIQKMIIGRRLLEEYRLQG, from the coding sequence ATGAGCCGACTCGCGCAGACCGCAGGTCTCACCGACATCCAGCAGGAGATCCTGTCCACCGTCCGGGACTTCGTCGACAAGGAGATCATTCCGGTCGCCACGGAGCTTGAGCACCGTGACGAGTACCCGCAGCAGATCGTCGACGGTCTCAAGGAGTTGGGCCTCTTCGGGCTCATGATCCCGGAGGAGTACGGCGGTCTGGGCGAGTCGCTGCTCACGTACGCGCTGTGCGTCGAGGAAATAGCGCGTGGCTGGATGTCGGTCTCAGGCATCATCAACACCCACTTCATCGTCGCCTACATGCTCAAGCAGCACGGGACGCAGGAGCAGAAGGACACCTTCCTGCCGCGCATGGCGGCCGGCGAGGTCCGCGGCGCGTTCTCCATGTCGGAGCCCTCCCTCGGCTCCGATGTGTCGGCGATCACGTCCAAGGGCGTCAAGGACGGCGACGAGTACGTCCTCAACGGTCAGAAGATGTGGCTCACGAACGGCGGCACGTCCACGCTGGTGGCCGTTCTGTGCCGAAGTGACGAAGGACACCCGGAGGGCACAGCGCCCCACAAGTCGATGACGACCTTCCTCGTCGAGAAGGAGCCCGGCTTCGGAGAGGTCCGGCCGGGCCTCACCATCCCCGGCAAGATCGACAAGATGGGTTACAAGGGCGTCGACACGACCGAACTCATCATGGACGGGCTACGAATTCCGGCCAATCGCGTGCTCGGCGGGACCACCGGACGCGGTTTTTACCAAATGATGGACGGCGTCGAGGTCGGTAGGGTAAATGTCGCGGCGCGTGGCTGCGGAGTCGCTCAGCGTGCATTTGAGCTCGGTGTCTCATATGCCCAGCAACGTCACACTTTCGGCAAGGCGATCGCCCAGCACCAGGCGATCCAGTTCAAGCTGGCCGAGATGGCTACCAAGGTCGAGGCCGCCCATGCGATGATGGTGAATGCCGCACGCAAAAAGGACTCCGGGGAACGAAACGACCTCGAAGCCGGGATGGCGAAGTACCTCGCATCCGAATACTGCAAAGAAGTCGTAGAGGACGCGTTCCGGATTCATGGCGGTTACGGCTTCTCGAAGGAGTACGAGATCGAGCGCCTGTACCGTGAAGCTCCCATGCTGTTGATCGGCGAAGGTACCGCCGAGATCCAGAAAATGATCATTGGGCGGCGACTGCTCGAAGAGTATCGACTCCAGGGCTAG
- a CDS encoding ABC transporter substrate-binding protein, with the protein MSSRRSKRTTATATALAALLAVAGCSSKAGDDKGDKEGAGGVKSGVGVSAKTINLGVLTDMTGVYATLGKSVTQAQQLYVKQTNADGGICGRKLKLTVRDHGYDPQKAVAAYTELEPDVLGFAQFIGSPFVAAVKQRVDADKALVLPQAWSANLLGSSYVRVVGSTYDLETINAIDFLMKEKGLKKGDKLGHVYFEGDYGENALKGSQYMAKKAGLTVVEQKIKATDNDMTAQVAALKKAGVKGVVISAGPRQAASLVGVAAAGKFDVPIIGNNSAFAPQLLGTQAGPALAKNYYVASPTLPIGADTPAAKKLVTDYKAAYPKDSLDNGVTAGWTAASIFGEALKKACESKDLTRDGVDKALLTISDYDTGFGVSQDFSDPKAPSSKESVILRPDKSATGGMKVVREPGAADAVEGYTPGG; encoded by the coding sequence ATGAGTTCACGCAGGTCGAAGAGGACCACCGCGACGGCGACGGCGCTCGCCGCGCTGCTGGCGGTGGCTGGTTGCAGCTCCAAGGCGGGGGACGACAAGGGAGACAAGGAGGGTGCGGGCGGGGTCAAGTCCGGCGTCGGTGTCTCCGCCAAGACGATCAACCTCGGTGTGCTCACCGACATGACGGGGGTCTACGCGACCCTCGGCAAGAGCGTCACGCAGGCCCAGCAGCTCTACGTCAAGCAGACCAACGCCGACGGCGGCATCTGCGGCCGCAAGCTGAAGCTGACCGTCCGCGACCACGGCTACGACCCCCAGAAGGCGGTCGCCGCGTACACCGAGCTGGAGCCGGACGTCCTCGGCTTCGCCCAGTTCATCGGCTCCCCGTTCGTCGCCGCGGTCAAGCAGCGGGTCGACGCCGACAAGGCGCTCGTCCTGCCGCAGGCCTGGTCGGCGAACCTCCTGGGCAGCTCGTACGTCCGGGTCGTCGGCTCGACGTACGACCTGGAGACGATCAACGCGATCGACTTCCTGATGAAGGAGAAGGGCCTCAAGAAGGGCGACAAGCTCGGCCACGTCTACTTCGAGGGCGACTACGGCGAGAACGCGCTGAAGGGCTCGCAGTACATGGCCAAGAAGGCGGGCCTCACCGTCGTCGAGCAGAAGATCAAGGCGACCGACAACGACATGACGGCGCAGGTCGCGGCCCTGAAGAAGGCGGGCGTGAAGGGCGTCGTCATCAGCGCGGGGCCCCGGCAGGCGGCCTCCCTGGTGGGCGTCGCGGCGGCCGGAAAGTTCGATGTCCCGATCATCGGCAACAACTCGGCGTTCGCCCCCCAGCTCCTGGGCACCCAGGCGGGCCCGGCCCTGGCCAAGAACTACTACGTGGCCTCACCGACCCTCCCGATCGGCGCGGACACCCCCGCGGCGAAGAAGCTGGTCACCGACTACAAGGCGGCCTATCCGAAGGACTCCCTGGACAACGGCGTGACGGCAGGCTGGACCGCGGCGTCCATCTTCGGCGAGGCGCTGAAGAAGGCCTGCGAGAGCAAGGACCTCACGCGTGACGGCGTCGACAAGGCGCTCCTGACCATCAGCGACTACGACACGGGCTTCGGCGTCTCGCAGGACTTCAGCGACCCCAAGGCCCCGTCGTCGAAGGAGAGCGTGATCCTGCGCCCCGACAAGAGCGCCACGGGCGGCATGAAGGTGGTCCGCGAGCCGGGAGCCGCCGACGCGGTGGAGGGCTACACACCGGGAGGCTGA
- a CDS encoding branched-chain amino acid ABC transporter permease, whose product MTTFVELLLNGLSMGSVYALIALGFVVIFRATEVVNFAHASLLLAGGYFTASLHDDIGFWPALLVGIAGAAVVGAAIEFFVMRRYRGSDHSVLAIVTIGVDILLTTELTRRLGTDVLALGDPWGDSVLTIGSVSIAHTRIAAFVAAALLITVFLLAFRYTSWGVAMRAAAESPETAALMGVRLGRVSLGAWAVAGGLAAVAALFLTVFPTPGLERATSLAALKAFPAAILGGLDSTTGALVGGLVVGVTESLATGYQSELTFLGRGLGDLAPYLVMTVILLVRPAGLFGTKELARV is encoded by the coding sequence GTGACCACCTTCGTCGAACTCCTCCTCAACGGCCTCTCGATGGGATCCGTCTACGCGCTCATCGCCCTCGGCTTCGTCGTCATCTTCCGGGCCACCGAAGTCGTGAACTTCGCGCACGCCTCGCTGCTCCTGGCCGGCGGCTACTTCACCGCGTCCCTCCACGACGACATCGGCTTCTGGCCGGCGCTGCTCGTCGGCATCGCGGGCGCCGCCGTCGTCGGCGCCGCCATCGAGTTCTTCGTCATGCGGCGCTACCGGGGCTCCGACCACAGCGTCCTGGCCATCGTCACCATCGGCGTCGACATCCTGCTCACCACCGAACTCACCCGCCGCCTCGGCACCGACGTGCTCGCCCTCGGCGACCCCTGGGGCGACTCGGTGCTCACCATCGGGTCGGTCTCCATCGCCCACACGCGGATCGCCGCGTTCGTCGCCGCCGCGCTCCTCATCACCGTCTTCCTGCTCGCCTTCCGCTACACCTCCTGGGGCGTGGCGATGCGCGCCGCCGCGGAGAGCCCCGAGACCGCCGCCCTGATGGGCGTGCGGCTCGGCCGGGTCTCGCTCGGCGCCTGGGCGGTGGCGGGAGGCCTCGCCGCCGTGGCCGCGCTCTTCCTCACCGTCTTCCCCACCCCGGGGCTCGAACGGGCCACCTCCCTGGCCGCGCTGAAGGCGTTCCCCGCCGCGATCCTCGGCGGCCTCGACTCCACCACGGGCGCGCTCGTCGGCGGGCTCGTGGTCGGGGTCACCGAATCCCTCGCCACCGGGTACCAGAGTGAACTCACCTTCCTGGGCAGAGGGCTCGGCGACCTCGCGCCCTACCTCGTGATGACCGTCATCCTCCTCGTCCGGCCCGCCGGACTCTTCGGCACGAAGGAGCTCGCCCGTGTCTGA
- a CDS encoding branched-chain amino acid ABC transporter permease gives MPTRPRIYLWIAGAVLLLALPFYLDRFWLQAGLFAMAAAIGAIGLNLLTGATGQLSMGHAFFLAIGAYGYCVFAGDGKDGLTGLGLPTWIAAALAVGVAGIAGGLFSPIAGRLRGAYLGIATLALIFIGQHVLFNAHDLTGGSNGRDVPPLNVFGITFDDSELVVAAVPFGASEKLWYAGLVLLVGCGLFARGVLRGRPGRAMNAIRDHRIAAGVIGVPVARYRAGVFVLSSMYAGLAGVLLALVFQRTVPDYFGMTLSLEYLAMIVIGGLGSVAGAVAGAAVVSLLPQLLTRYSDALPLVSAPGSGGITPGEASRYLYGAAVVAVVLFLPGGLASIAARRSRPTSGPTPGEER, from the coding sequence ATGCCGACCCGCCCCCGCATATACCTCTGGATCGCGGGCGCGGTGCTGCTGCTCGCCCTGCCCTTCTACCTCGACCGCTTCTGGCTCCAGGCCGGCCTCTTCGCCATGGCCGCCGCGATCGGCGCCATCGGCCTCAACCTCCTCACCGGCGCGACCGGCCAGCTCTCCATGGGCCACGCCTTCTTCCTCGCGATCGGCGCGTACGGATACTGCGTCTTCGCGGGGGACGGCAAGGACGGCCTCACCGGCCTGGGCCTGCCCACCTGGATCGCGGCCGCCCTGGCCGTCGGCGTCGCGGGGATCGCGGGCGGCCTCTTCAGCCCGATCGCCGGTCGCCTGCGCGGCGCCTACCTCGGCATCGCGACCCTCGCCCTGATCTTCATCGGGCAGCACGTGCTCTTCAACGCCCATGACCTGACGGGCGGCTCCAACGGACGCGACGTACCGCCCCTGAACGTCTTCGGCATCACCTTCGACGACAGCGAGCTCGTCGTGGCCGCCGTGCCGTTCGGGGCGTCGGAGAAGCTCTGGTACGCGGGGCTCGTCCTCCTCGTCGGCTGCGGGCTCTTCGCCCGCGGTGTGCTGCGCGGACGCCCCGGGCGCGCCATGAACGCCATCCGGGACCACCGCATCGCCGCCGGAGTCATCGGGGTGCCCGTCGCCCGCTACCGCGCGGGCGTCTTCGTCCTGTCGTCGATGTACGCGGGCCTGGCGGGCGTCCTGCTCGCCCTGGTCTTCCAGCGCACCGTGCCGGACTACTTCGGCATGACGCTGTCCCTCGAATACCTCGCCATGATCGTCATCGGCGGCCTCGGCTCGGTGGCGGGCGCGGTGGCCGGTGCCGCCGTGGTGTCCCTGCTGCCGCAGCTCCTGACCCGGTACAGCGACGCGCTGCCCCTGGTCTCGGCCCCCGGCAGTGGCGGAATCACACCGGGTGAGGCGTCCCGGTATCTGTACGGCGCCGCCGTCGTGGCGGTGGTGCTGTTCCTGCCCGGCGGCCTGGCCAGCATCGCCGCCCGGCGCTCCAGGCCGACGTCCGGCCCAACTCCAGGGGAGGAACGATGA